One genomic window of Sphingobacterium oryzagri includes the following:
- the mazG gene encoding nucleoside triphosphate pyrophosphohydrolase, producing MAHIAPPAQYTPGTAFERLLTILDTLRIACPWDRKQTMDSLRHLTIEEMYELTDAILEKDYPEIQKELGDVMMHLVFYAKIADEQKLFNTVDVLNAVCEKLISRHPHIYGDITVNNEEEVKNNWEAIKLKEGNKSVLSGVPKGLPALVKAYRMQDKVRGVGFDWEDKSQVWLKVEEELAEFKNEFDLADTQPVDMDKAEGEFGDLLFSLINYARHLGINPENALERTNKKFIKRFTHIEKRAAENGQQLNEMTLAEMDSYWNEAKKL from the coding sequence ATGGCACATATCGCCCCGCCTGCACAATATACTCCCGGAACAGCTTTTGAAAGATTGCTGACTATTCTCGATACGCTGCGCATCGCTTGTCCCTGGGATCGCAAACAAACAATGGATTCATTACGTCATTTGACTATCGAGGAAATGTACGAACTCACCGACGCGATATTGGAAAAAGATTATCCAGAAATACAAAAAGAACTGGGCGACGTGATGATGCATTTAGTGTTTTATGCTAAAATAGCCGACGAGCAAAAATTGTTCAATACGGTGGATGTATTAAATGCGGTTTGTGAAAAGCTGATTTCGCGCCATCCACACATCTACGGTGACATCACGGTTAACAACGAAGAAGAGGTAAAAAACAATTGGGAGGCGATCAAGCTTAAAGAAGGCAATAAATCGGTATTATCTGGCGTGCCCAAAGGTTTGCCCGCACTGGTAAAAGCCTATCGCATGCAAGATAAAGTGCGTGGTGTAGGTTTTGATTGGGAAGACAAAAGTCAGGTCTGGCTAAAAGTAGAAGAAGAACTGGCAGAGTTTAAAAACGAATTTGATCTTGCGGATACCCAGCCTGTCGATATGGACAAAGCGGAAGGTGAATTTGGTGATTTGCTGTTTTCGTTGATCAACTATGCGAGACACCTGGGCATCAATCCGGAAAATGCTTTGGAACGAACGAATAAGAAATTTATAAAGCGCTTTACACACATCGAAAAACGAGCGGCCGAAAACGGGCAACAACTCAACGAAATGACCTTAGCAGAAATGGATAGCTACTGGAACGAGGCGAAGAAACTATAA